From one Paenibacillus terrae HPL-003 genomic stretch:
- the dnaB gene encoding replicative DNA helicase: protein MGGEFFDRIPPQNLEAEQAVIGSILLQSEALITAMERVQTEDFYDKAHQMIYEAMIELGESGQPIDLVTLTSKIQDKGQLEDIGGVSYLAKLAHGVPTAANVDYYAQIIEEKAMLRRLIRAATQIVSEGYSGGEDVAGMLSDAERKIMEISNGRSGSGFIAIRDVVMEVFDRVELLHQNKGNTTGIPSGFVDLDKMTAGFQRNDLIIVAARPSVGKTAFALNIAQNVAVRAKETVAIFSLEMSAAQLVQRMICAEANLDANVMRTGDFKGDDDWAKLTMGIAALSEAEIYIDDTPGITVADIRAKCRRLKTEKGLGMIVIDYLQLIHGRGKSGENRQQEVSEISRTLKQIARELEVPVIALSQLSRGVEQRQDKRPMMSDLRESGSIEQDADIVAFLYRDDYYNQETEKKNIIEIIIAKQRNGPVGTVELVFLKNYNKFANYERAHSDAFAG from the coding sequence ATGGGCGGCGAATTTTTCGATCGGATTCCTCCGCAAAATCTGGAGGCAGAACAGGCGGTTATCGGGTCCATTTTGCTCCAGTCCGAAGCACTGATTACAGCGATGGAGCGAGTGCAGACCGAGGATTTTTACGATAAGGCTCACCAGATGATTTACGAAGCGATGATTGAGCTGGGTGAATCCGGACAGCCGATAGACCTGGTTACACTGACCTCGAAAATTCAGGACAAGGGTCAGCTGGAGGATATCGGGGGCGTCAGCTATCTGGCGAAGCTGGCTCACGGGGTGCCGACAGCGGCTAACGTGGATTACTACGCTCAGATTATTGAAGAAAAGGCGATGCTCCGTCGATTGATTCGTGCAGCCACGCAGATTGTGAGCGAAGGCTATAGCGGCGGCGAGGACGTCGCCGGTATGCTGAGTGATGCCGAGCGCAAGATTATGGAGATCTCCAACGGGCGCTCGGGCAGCGGTTTTATTGCCATCCGCGATGTCGTGATGGAAGTGTTCGACCGGGTTGAATTGCTGCATCAGAACAAAGGCAATACGACCGGGATTCCGTCCGGCTTTGTTGATTTGGACAAGATGACGGCGGGTTTCCAGCGCAATGATCTAATCATTGTGGCAGCTCGTCCATCCGTAGGTAAAACGGCGTTCGCCCTGAATATTGCGCAAAACGTTGCGGTTCGGGCAAAAGAGACGGTAGCCATCTTCAGTCTGGAAATGTCGGCGGCCCAGCTCGTTCAGCGGATGATCTGCGCCGAGGCCAATCTGGACGCGAACGTGATGCGGACAGGTGATTTTAAGGGCGACGACGATTGGGCGAAGTTGACGATGGGCATTGCAGCCTTGTCGGAGGCAGAGATCTATATTGACGATACGCCGGGTATTACGGTTGCGGATATCCGTGCCAAGTGCCGCCGTCTCAAGACGGAAAAGGGACTGGGTATGATCGTGATCGACTACTTGCAGCTCATTCATGGACGCGGGAAGTCGGGCGAGAACCGGCAGCAGGAGGTATCCGAAATTTCACGGACCTTGAAGCAAATTGCCCGTGAGCTTGAAGTGCCTGTAATTGCCCTTTCCCAGTTGAGCCGGGGTGTAGAGCAGCGTCAGGACAAGCGTCCGATGATGAGTGACTTGCGGGAATCGGGTTCCATTGAGCAGGATGCGGATATCGTCGCGTTTCTGTACCGGGATGATTACTATAATCAGGAAACGGAAAAGAAAAATATTATTGAGATTATCATTGCCAAGCAACGTAACGGCCCGGTCGGTACGGTAGAGCTGGTGTTTCTCAAAAATTATAATAAATTCGCCAATTACGAGCGTGCCCATTCGGATGCGTTCGCTGGATAA
- the rplI gene encoding 50S ribosomal protein L9 encodes MRVIFIKDMKGQGKKGQIKEVSDGYAANFLLPRGIARPATEGNMKTLENQNAAEEKRKQEEKEEAQALGKKLESTTVQLKAKAGEGGRLFGAITSKQIAEAVAATGIKLDKRKIELEEPIRTLGVTQMTVKLHPEVKATLKVQVTEE; translated from the coding sequence ATGAGAGTGATTTTTATTAAAGATATGAAGGGTCAAGGCAAGAAGGGTCAAATTAAGGAAGTATCGGATGGGTATGCAGCGAATTTCCTACTGCCACGCGGTATTGCCCGCCCGGCGACGGAAGGGAACATGAAGACGCTGGAGAACCAGAACGCTGCTGAGGAAAAGCGCAAGCAAGAGGAAAAAGAAGAGGCGCAGGCACTCGGCAAAAAGCTGGAATCCACAACCGTTCAGCTGAAAGCAAAAGCTGGTGAAGGCGGTCGACTGTTCGGCGCGATTACAAGCAAGCAAATCGCGGAAGCGGTCGCTGCAACGGGGATTAAGCTGGACAAACGCAAAATCGAGCTGGAAGAACCGATTCGTACGTTGGGCGTGACTCAAATGACCGTTAAGCTTCATCCTGAGGTCAAAGCTACGCTGAAGGTACAGGTGACCGAAGAATAA
- a CDS encoding DHH family phosphoesterase, translating into MPKFLQKRWHGYQTVWAFLLLLVLVICISMYNWELGVMGLVLSFLLGGLMLKTELDFRRELNQYISGLSFRIKRVEGEAVSSLPFGIILYSENRTVEWHNRFAGEMFEDQSLIGEPLQDLFPQLAGALGAKKETKEPVRELKVELQHDERYYQFLIVLDERLIYLYEVTELAVLRKQYENERLALGIVMLDNMDEAAQGMDDQQRTALIAKVSSEITAWANQYNIYLRRLSSERYLIMLNHKALQELEQSRFVILDTVREMTADLKVPMTLSIGLSFGAESIKELGELAQSSLDMALGRGGDQAAVKAGQRLSFYGGKSNAVEKRTRVRARVIAHALRDLMQESDRVLIMGHKIPDMDALGAAIGVWKAAALYNVEAHIVLDKSNPSIDRMMEQVNKDENLSAALMTPEQSLQLMTEHSLLVVVDTHKASMTIEPKLVQTASRVVVVDHHRRGEEFINDSVLIYLEPYASSACELVTELLQYIHEKVQLTPLEATSLLAGITVDTKHFSLHTGSRTFEAAGFLRRSGADTVMIQRLLKEDLDEYIAKAEIIKHAKMIYGHIALAVTEPGQKIPQLLIAQVADSLLNMTDVLASFVVSERPDGLVGISARSLGRMNVQVVMERLGGGGHLTNAAVQLDCPLEEAKRRVVDVLAEIDGEEGLFE; encoded by the coding sequence ATGCCTAAATTTCTACAAAAACGCTGGCACGGCTATCAAACCGTCTGGGCGTTTTTACTGTTGCTGGTGCTTGTCATATGTATTTCCATGTATAACTGGGAACTGGGTGTGATGGGACTGGTGCTGTCATTCTTGCTCGGCGGGCTGATGCTGAAGACGGAACTGGATTTTCGTCGGGAACTGAATCAATATATCAGCGGCCTTTCCTTTCGCATCAAGCGGGTGGAGGGGGAAGCGGTCAGCTCACTGCCGTTTGGCATCATTTTATACAGCGAAAACCGAACGGTAGAATGGCACAATCGGTTCGCCGGGGAAATGTTCGAGGACCAGTCACTGATAGGCGAGCCGCTCCAGGACCTCTTTCCCCAGCTGGCAGGAGCTTTGGGTGCCAAAAAGGAAACGAAGGAGCCTGTTCGCGAGCTAAAGGTAGAGCTACAGCATGATGAGCGTTATTATCAGTTCCTCATCGTGTTGGATGAGCGTCTGATTTATTTGTATGAAGTAACGGAGTTGGCGGTGCTGCGCAAGCAGTATGAGAACGAGCGGCTGGCGCTTGGCATCGTTATGCTTGATAATATGGATGAAGCTGCTCAGGGAATGGACGATCAGCAGCGTACCGCGCTTATTGCGAAGGTGTCGAGCGAGATTACAGCATGGGCGAACCAGTACAATATTTATTTGCGCCGTTTATCATCCGAGCGCTATCTCATCATGCTGAATCACAAGGCGCTTCAGGAGTTGGAGCAAAGTCGATTCGTCATTCTGGATACGGTGCGGGAAATGACGGCCGATTTGAAAGTGCCGATGACACTGAGCATCGGTTTGTCCTTCGGGGCGGAGAGTATCAAGGAGCTGGGTGAGCTTGCTCAGTCCAGTCTGGATATGGCGCTCGGACGGGGCGGCGACCAGGCGGCGGTGAAGGCCGGGCAGCGTCTATCTTTTTACGGCGGTAAGTCCAATGCTGTCGAAAAGCGTACACGGGTGCGCGCACGGGTCATTGCACATGCGCTGCGTGACCTGATGCAGGAGAGCGACCGCGTGCTGATCATGGGGCACAAAATACCGGACATGGATGCACTGGGAGCAGCCATTGGGGTGTGGAAGGCAGCAGCGCTCTACAACGTAGAGGCGCACATCGTGCTGGATAAATCCAATCCGTCCATCGACCGGATGATGGAGCAGGTGAACAAGGATGAGAATCTGTCGGCAGCGCTCATGACGCCGGAGCAGTCGCTCCAGTTGATGACCGAGCACAGCCTGCTGGTCGTGGTGGATACGCACAAGGCCTCGATGACGATTGAGCCAAAATTGGTGCAGACGGCGAGCAGGGTGGTCGTTGTAGACCATCATCGTCGAGGCGAGGAGTTTATTAACGACTCTGTTTTGATTTATCTGGAGCCGTATGCGTCGTCGGCTTGTGAGCTGGTGACAGAGCTGCTGCAATATATTCATGAGAAGGTTCAACTGACGCCGCTGGAGGCGACATCGTTGCTTGCGGGGATAACGGTAGATACCAAGCATTTTTCCCTGCATACAGGCTCGCGTACGTTTGAGGCCGCTGGTTTTTTGCGGCGTAGCGGGGCGGATACGGTGATGATCCAGCGCTTGTTAAAAGAGGACCTGGATGAATATATTGCTAAGGCGGAAATTATTAAGCATGCTAAAATGATATATGGCCACATCGCGCTTGCGGTGACAGAGCCTGGACAGAAGATACCGCAGCTCCTGATTGCTCAGGTGGCGGATTCATTACTCAATATGACGGATGTACTGGCCTCCTTTGTGGTCAGTGAACGTCCTGACGGCCTGGTGGGGATCAGCGCCCGTTCACTCGGACGCATGAACGTACAGGTCGTCATGGAACGGCTAGGCGGCGGAGGACATCTGACGAATGCGGCGGTCCAGCTGGATTGTCCGCTGGAGGAAGCCAAACGCAGAGTGGTCGACGTGCTGGCCGAAATTGATGGGGAAGAGGGGTTATTTGAATGA
- a CDS encoding DUF2232 domain-containing protein, translating to MKFRLATVAWSVIYLLLLLSLLTPLRIFTIFLLIVPGVVLFSSLPFKGFLIHVIPVLLIIALKDVYLLLPAIYFLIPALLMGRVYKRGAPAFQALMTGTGVILAELLIVLFIATYTFGFDLSQYLRDQAAMSANLVQQILNGNPMLPGMNWTAEDTQRLGTMMIGKVPYVLILTSFLLAVITHALTRPALSSLDMPVRKMKPAREWRLPRALIWYYLLAIVFEWMAMSSESSWVQAVSVSMLPLIHACFIIQTIGFIYFWTHSRNMSPVIAVLLSLVVLVFQPLRIIGIIDLAFPLREAITRSKK from the coding sequence TTGAAATTCCGCTTGGCAACTGTAGCATGGAGCGTTATTTATTTGCTTCTGCTGCTGTCTCTATTGACACCCTTAAGAATCTTTACCATATTTTTGCTGATTGTGCCCGGCGTTGTATTGTTTTCATCGCTGCCTTTCAAGGGATTTCTGATTCATGTCATACCAGTGCTATTGATTATAGCGCTAAAAGATGTATATTTGCTGCTTCCCGCGATTTATTTTCTGATCCCCGCATTGTTAATGGGACGGGTATATAAAAGGGGAGCACCTGCTTTTCAGGCGTTGATGACCGGAACGGGTGTGATTTTAGCCGAGTTGTTGATTGTACTGTTCATCGCAACGTATACCTTTGGGTTTGATCTTTCGCAGTATCTTCGTGATCAGGCTGCTATGTCGGCAAATTTGGTACAGCAAATTTTAAATGGTAATCCGATGCTTCCAGGCATGAATTGGACAGCAGAAGATACACAGAGACTCGGTACGATGATGATCGGCAAAGTTCCATATGTGCTGATCCTGACCTCGTTTTTACTGGCTGTGATTACGCACGCTCTGACGCGTCCGGCATTAAGTAGCCTTGATATGCCTGTACGCAAAATGAAGCCTGCTCGAGAATGGAGACTGCCACGAGCGCTCATTTGGTATTACCTGCTGGCGATTGTGTTTGAATGGATGGCTATGTCCTCGGAAAGCAGCTGGGTTCAGGCGGTTTCTGTTAGTATGTTGCCGTTGATCCATGCGTGCTTTATTATCCAGACGATCGGTTTTATTTACTTCTGGACACATAGTCGTAACATGAGCCCTGTGATCGCGGTGCTGCTGTCGCTCGTCGTTCTGGTGTTCCAGCCGCTCCGCATTATCGGTATTATTGATTTGGCCTTTCCGCTGCGTGAAGCTATTACAAGATCAAAGAAATAG
- a CDS encoding MazG-like family protein, translating to MPKELDVVKRAKVIEWLKTEVLDQVSRLFKAMWEGSTARIGDCLASLMMSSYILGRRLGVSYRELDDLLIDKLRKHKKEGHQLEDWYQDISALEEHMRKR from the coding sequence ATGCCTAAAGAACTGGATGTAGTTAAACGGGCCAAGGTGATTGAATGGCTCAAAACAGAGGTACTTGACCAGGTTTCCCGTCTGTTTAAAGCGATGTGGGAAGGCAGTACAGCCCGCATTGGCGATTGTCTGGCGAGTCTGATGATGAGCAGTTATATTTTGGGAAGACGTCTTGGAGTGTCTTACCGTGAATTGGATGATCTCCTCATCGACAAGCTAAGAAAGCACAAAAAAGAAGGACACCAGCTGGAGGATTGGTATCAGGACATATCCGCACTGGAAGAACATATGCGTAAGAGGTGA
- a CDS encoding CBS domain-containing protein, with protein MNIAFFLLPKQEVAFVTADATLRQTLERMEYHRFTAVPILDKEGRYTGTVTEGDLLWHMKESEGKITFENASKVMLKDVPLRVSIKPVSIDANMEDLINLAKVQNFVPVVDDMERFIGIVRRSQIIEYCEKFVSRESLNSSS; from the coding sequence ATGAATATCGCTTTTTTCTTGCTTCCCAAACAAGAGGTTGCTTTTGTCACGGCGGATGCAACTTTACGGCAGACGTTGGAGCGAATGGAGTATCACCGTTTCACGGCGGTTCCAATTTTGGATAAGGAAGGTAGATATACCGGCACGGTTACAGAGGGTGATCTGCTGTGGCATATGAAAGAATCTGAGGGGAAAATAACCTTTGAAAACGCTTCGAAGGTTATGCTCAAGGACGTCCCGCTTCGGGTTTCGATAAAGCCGGTGTCCATTGATGCCAATATGGAGGATTTAATTAATTTGGCTAAGGTGCAGAACTTTGTACCTGTTGTGGATGATATGGAACGGTTTATTGGCATTGTCCGACGCAGCCAGATTATTGAGTATTGTGAAAAATTCGTGTCCAGAGAATCGCTTAACTCGTCATCTTAA
- a CDS encoding LCP family protein, with protein MERRHRRRTGGKPKNKKRFTALYISCIVLFLIAVGGYLFRKQLTLVAFDWFVSPTLESKLEKSFQPRQSEGQKQPEPVAYRKEPFSVLLLGTDQRPNEKARGRSDTVIYAAVRPAESRVLLVSIPRDTYVRIVGHDPNHDGEDDFDKLGHAYAFGGEDMSIATVEKLMEHKADYYATINFQGIQDAVNAVGGVELPIDKPIENKNPLHIKFRIEAGKPLYNGEEAMYYVRYREDSDFNRTKRQQIFLNAMADKLLNINGISKIPELLDIMGANFKTDMEPTFITGLGKQAISQGQPQISSFTITGEGFKKKGLYYDRANEQELEYARLMIANWLDSGTTPQTLKLPDKQDIQ; from the coding sequence ATGGAGAGAAGACATAGGAGAAGGACAGGCGGCAAGCCTAAGAATAAAAAAAGGTTTACCGCTCTATATATTTCATGTATTGTTTTGTTTCTGATTGCGGTGGGAGGATATCTGTTTCGCAAACAGCTGACGCTGGTGGCCTTTGACTGGTTCGTATCTCCAACGTTGGAGAGCAAGCTGGAGAAGTCCTTTCAACCGCGCCAGTCGGAGGGACAGAAGCAACCGGAGCCGGTTGCTTATCGGAAAGAGCCGTTTTCGGTGCTGCTGCTCGGTACGGACCAAAGACCGAACGAGAAGGCGCGCGGCCGCTCGGATACGGTTATTTATGCGGCTGTACGGCCTGCGGAATCGCGTGTGCTTCTGGTTTCCATTCCAAGGGATACGTATGTCCGGATTGTTGGACATGATCCAAATCATGACGGTGAGGATGATTTTGATAAGTTGGGGCATGCTTATGCGTTCGGAGGCGAGGATATGTCCATAGCTACGGTAGAGAAGCTGATGGAGCATAAGGCCGATTATTATGCTACGATTAATTTTCAGGGTATTCAGGATGCTGTAAATGCGGTGGGCGGGGTTGAGCTACCCATCGATAAGCCGATTGAGAATAAAAATCCGCTGCATATCAAGTTCCGCATTGAGGCGGGCAAGCCGCTTTATAATGGTGAAGAAGCGATGTATTATGTTAGATATAGGGAAGACAGCGATTTTAACCGTACCAAACGGCAGCAAATTTTTCTGAATGCAATGGCCGATAAGCTACTGAATATTAACGGGATTTCCAAGATTCCGGAGCTGCTCGATATTATGGGAGCCAATTTCAAGACGGATATGGAGCCTACTTTTATTACAGGACTTGGCAAGCAGGCTATTTCGCAGGGTCAACCACAAATTTCGAGCTTTACGATTACGGGGGAAGGGTTCAAGAAGAAAGGCCTGTATTATGACCGGGCCAATGAACAGGAACTCGAATACGCCAGACTTATGATCGCAAACTGGTTGGATTCCGGCACAACCCCGCAGACGCTGAAGCTTCCCGACAAGCAGGACATTCAGTGA
- a CDS encoding D-alanyl-D-alanine carboxypeptidase family protein: MMKKYWLRWAIVVPVLIILIFITLGPRLLIGKPDVDAGAAVLMDMQTGELLMDVNGDTPMPSANMSKLMTELLVLEDIRAGRLGWNDEVKISRYASTVGGVNLSLRYGERLTVSELFQSMVVYSANDAAVALAERSAGSEPAFVKRMNDKAAKIGLTSYSRFSNASGAGQSELGPNHPENIRGETQMTASDTAKLASYLITSHPEILRTSSRTQMELKDKGIYISNTNWMLPSLAGPYSYAGTDGLKAGYTSDAGYCFTGTAEQHGRRLVAVVLGAPSKEERFEQTRKLFDYGFALSTSFPVRLQNLVKLAPS, encoded by the coding sequence ATGATGAAAAAATACTGGTTACGTTGGGCTATTGTTGTCCCGGTACTTATTATATTGATTTTTATTACACTTGGACCCCGATTGCTGATCGGTAAGCCGGATGTGGATGCAGGAGCCGCGGTGCTGATGGACATGCAGACGGGAGAATTGTTGATGGATGTGAATGGCGATACGCCTATGCCTTCCGCAAATATGTCCAAGCTCATGACCGAGCTGCTGGTGCTGGAGGATATTCGTGCCGGGCGGTTGGGCTGGAATGATGAAGTGAAAATCAGCCGTTACGCAAGTACGGTAGGTGGTGTAAATCTGTCACTCCGATATGGTGAAAGGCTGACGGTGTCCGAGCTGTTCCAGAGCATGGTTGTGTACTCGGCTAATGACGCGGCTGTGGCACTGGCGGAGCGCTCAGCAGGCAGTGAACCGGCTTTTGTAAAGCGTATGAACGATAAGGCGGCTAAGATTGGATTGACGTCCTATAGCCGATTCAGCAACGCGTCAGGAGCAGGGCAGAGTGAGCTGGGTCCTAACCATCCCGAGAATATTCGAGGAGAAACGCAAATGACGGCAAGCGATACGGCGAAGCTGGCCTCCTATCTGATTACGTCGCATCCGGAGATTTTGAGAACGTCCAGCCGTACGCAGATGGAATTGAAGGATAAGGGCATCTATATTAGTAATACGAACTGGATGCTGCCTTCCTTGGCGGGACCCTACTCTTACGCAGGAACGGATGGACTGAAAGCGGGATACACCAGCGATGCGGGCTATTGCTTCACCGGTACAGCCGAACAGCATGGCAGAAGACTGGTTGCTGTAGTGCTGGGGGCACCGAGCAAGGAGGAACGCTTCGAGCAGACACGGAAGCTGTTCGACTATGGTTTCGCTCTGTCTACCTCTTTCCCGGTACGGCTGCAAAATCTGGTGAAACTGGCTCCGAGCTAA
- a CDS encoding ABC transporter ATP-binding protein, whose translation MSEPLIQVEGLKKYFPITGGIFQRTVGHVKAVDDVSFNIQKGESFGLVGESGCGKSTIGRTILRLMDKTEGSVRYKGEDLHALSKEQIRALRPKLQIVFQDPFSSLNPRIKVGEAIGEALLDHGLIDRSKLRKKVNETLDICGLSSYHYDRYPHEFSGGQRQRIGIARALILNPDFIVADEPVSALDVSIQAQIINLLSDLQQERQLTYLFISHDLSVVEHLCSRIGVMYLGSMVELSSKEELFRNPLHPYTKALLSAVPIPDPTIKRQRIVLKGDIPSPANPPSGCKFHTRCPMAEARCKTEIPAYRDAGDQHFVACHFA comes from the coding sequence ATGAGCGAGCCTTTAATTCAAGTGGAAGGTCTGAAAAAATATTTCCCGATCACAGGTGGGATTTTTCAGCGTACCGTGGGACATGTGAAAGCGGTCGATGATGTATCTTTTAACATCCAAAAGGGAGAGTCCTTCGGTCTGGTAGGGGAATCCGGTTGCGGCAAGAGCACGATTGGGCGTACGATTCTCAGGCTGATGGATAAGACAGAGGGATCGGTGCGATACAAGGGAGAGGACTTGCATGCGTTAAGCAAGGAGCAGATTCGTGCGCTTCGTCCGAAGCTGCAAATTGTCTTTCAGGACCCTTTTAGCTCATTGAACCCGAGAATTAAGGTAGGCGAAGCCATCGGGGAAGCATTGCTGGATCACGGATTGATTGACCGCAGCAAGCTGCGGAAAAAGGTGAACGAGACGCTGGATATCTGCGGGCTATCCTCCTATCACTATGATCGGTATCCGCATGAGTTCTCCGGCGGTCAGCGTCAGCGGATTGGGATTGCACGGGCCTTGATTTTGAATCCTGATTTTATCGTGGCTGACGAGCCGGTATCTGCACTTGATGTGTCTATTCAGGCTCAGATCATTAACTTGTTAAGTGATTTGCAGCAGGAACGGCAGTTGACTTATCTGTTCATCTCGCATGATCTGAGTGTGGTCGAGCATCTATGCAGCCGTATCGGTGTGATGTATCTAGGCTCGATGGTGGAGTTATCTTCCAAAGAGGAGCTGTTCCGCAATCCGCTTCATCCGTATACGAAGGCGCTGCTGTCGGCGGTACCGATTCCCGATCCTACGATCAAGAGACAACGAATTGTGCTAAAAGGGGACATTCCTTCCCCGGCGAATCCGCCGTCAGGCTGCAAGTTCCATACACGCTGTCCTATGGCGGAGGCCCGTTGTAAAACGGAAATTCCGGCGTATCGGGATGCGGGCGATCAGCATTTTGTGGCCTGTCATTTTGCCTAA
- a CDS encoding ABC transporter ATP-binding protein, with product MENALIEFRNLKTHFHTSSGTVKAVNDVSFKIREGETLCVVGESGCGKSVTAMTMMRLIDSPHTSDGEIWFEGKNLLTLNKGQMQQIRGNDISIIFQEPMSSLNPVLTIGEQITEPLLMHTLMSKKEAHTRAIELINLVGISRPEEIFHSYPHELSGGMRQRIMIAIALSCNPKLLIADEPTTALDVTIQAQILDLMRDLKDKLKTSIMLITHDLGVVAEMADYVVVMYAGNVIEEAPVIELFKNPQHPYTQGLLKAKPVINQKIDRLYSIPGQVPNPIELEENCHFHDRCAHCMQICKDQAPPLHEKKNGHKVACWLYEEEGGQRG from the coding sequence ATGGAAAATGCTTTGATTGAATTTCGTAACCTGAAAACTCACTTTCATACCTCTAGCGGAACTGTCAAAGCGGTCAATGACGTCAGTTTTAAAATACGTGAGGGTGAAACGCTCTGTGTGGTAGGAGAATCCGGCTGCGGCAAAAGTGTAACGGCCATGACGATGATGCGGCTGATTGATTCGCCCCATACCTCAGACGGTGAAATCTGGTTTGAGGGCAAAAACCTGTTAACGCTGAATAAAGGTCAGATGCAACAAATTCGCGGCAATGACATTTCAATTATTTTTCAGGAGCCGATGTCTTCTCTGAATCCAGTGCTCACCATTGGAGAACAGATTACAGAGCCGCTGCTGATGCATACATTAATGAGTAAAAAGGAAGCACATACCCGGGCGATTGAGCTGATCAATCTGGTGGGTATTTCGCGTCCGGAGGAAATATTTCATTCGTATCCCCATGAACTGAGCGGTGGTATGCGCCAGCGGATCATGATTGCGATCGCACTGAGCTGTAATCCCAAGCTGCTGATTGCGGATGAACCGACAACGGCGCTGGATGTTACGATTCAGGCGCAAATCCTCGATCTGATGCGGGATTTGAAGGATAAGCTCAAAACGTCCATTATGCTGATTACGCATGATCTAGGCGTAGTGGCGGAAATGGCCGATTATGTGGTCGTCATGTATGCCGGGAATGTGATTGAAGAGGCTCCCGTCATTGAACTGTTCAAGAATCCGCAGCATCCATATACGCAAGGGTTATTGAAGGCGAAGCCCGTCATTAATCAGAAGATTGATCGGCTGTATTCGATCCCTGGTCAGGTTCCCAACCCGATTGAGCTGGAGGAAAACTGTCATTTTCATGATCGATGTGCGCATTGTATGCAAATCTGCAAGGATCAGGCCCCTCCCCTGCACGAAAAGAAGAACGGTCATAAGGTTGCCTGCTGGCTATATGAGGAAGAAGGAGGGCAACGGGGATGA
- the opp4C gene encoding oligopeptide ABC transporter permease, translating into MPAETVTIETKPKAAIRPEASPWRIAVRRFNQNHLALAGLIILILMVVICTFGPMISPYHLDDYKLSDKNLAPNAQYWLGTDKFGRDILLRTMLAGRISLTVGLVATFISVVIGATLGALAGFYRKGVDTIIMRIADIFMALPTLPLLIILGAVLSDLKVDPKNRIYFLMLIIGVLSWTSLSRLVRGQILTLREQEFMQATEALGLRDRRKIFRHLLPNTIPTIIVTATLGVAGAIITESALSYLGIGVVPPTPSWGNMISAANNLIDFRKRPWIWVPPGMCILITVVAINLIGDGLRDALDPKMKK; encoded by the coding sequence TTGCCCGCAGAAACAGTCACGATTGAAACCAAACCAAAGGCAGCGATCCGTCCTGAAGCGTCTCCATGGAGAATCGCCGTTCGCCGTTTTAACCAGAACCATTTGGCTTTGGCTGGACTCATTATATTGATTCTTATGGTGGTCATTTGTACATTTGGGCCGATGATTTCACCTTATCATCTGGATGATTACAAGCTATCTGACAAAAATTTAGCCCCGAATGCCCAGTACTGGCTCGGTACGGATAAGTTTGGCAGAGATATTTTGCTGCGTACGATGCTGGCTGGCCGTATTTCTTTGACGGTGGGGCTGGTGGCCACGTTTATTTCAGTCGTGATCGGTGCGACGTTGGGTGCACTGGCAGGATTCTATCGTAAAGGCGTGGATACGATCATTATGCGGATTGCCGATATTTTTATGGCATTGCCTACATTGCCGCTGCTGATTATTTTAGGTGCCGTTCTGTCCGATTTGAAGGTCGATCCAAAGAACCGGATTTATTTTCTGATGCTCATTATCGGGGTCTTGAGCTGGACGAGCTTGTCCCGCCTGGTTAGGGGGCAGATTCTTACGCTGCGTGAACAGGAGTTCATGCAAGCGACGGAAGCGCTCGGCTTAAGAGACCGCCGTAAAATATTCCGTCATCTGCTGCCGAATACGATTCCTACTATTATTGTTACAGCTACGCTCGGGGTGGCCGGGGCGATTATTACGGAGTCTGCGCTCAGTTACCTGGGGATCGGCGTTGTACCGCCCACACCTTCGTGGGGAAATATGATTTCGGCTGCGAACAATCTGATCGACTTCCGCAAACGGCCGTGGATATGGGTTCCACCAGGAATGTGTATCTTGATTACGGTTGTAGCGATTAACCTGATTGGCGACGGTTTGCGCGATGCACTGGACCCTAAAATGAAGAAGTAG